CCGTTTTATCGGGGTAGGTCATTGCATTTAAGAACGTGTTTAGAGACCCCTTTACCAGTTCTACAAACGGATCCTTTACCGGAAATTTGTCTGATCCGCAGAGAACGCTGTGTTCCAGGATATGAGCAACTCCGGTGCTGTCTGACGGCGGGGTACGGAATCCGATGGAAAATACTTTGTTCTCATCATCGCAGGATAAGAGGAATAGCCTGGCTCCGCTTTTTTTATGGCGGAGCACGTATCCGGATGCTTTGATTTCCTTAATTGCCTTTTCTTCTACAACCTCATAGGCTGCAAGGTTTTTAAACTGATTCATTCTGTGTTTTTTCCTCCTGCATGTTTATATTATACGTGAGTCCGCAGTGCAGCCAGCGAATCTGAAAGATTCGCTGGCTCACGGGCATTCGCCCTATGAAACAGGCCATGATAAGATTTTCTTATGTGCAGGCACAACGAAAATCTTCTCCTGTCCTATTTCGCACTGCTCATTGCATTCGTGTAATTACATATTGCCCACTAATTTGTCTTTTAATATCGCGGCGCACTCTCTAACGCAAAAGTGTACGAAAAGAATGGGGTCGGATTCACAGGATATGCCATAGATATCCGGTATTCCCCATTTCTTCCCAATCTGCAGCGCCCGAAATACATGAAAATCACTGGTGAGGACGCCAATCTTAATGGGCTTATCCGGCACCTCCTCAAAGGTTCCCGGCTCCATGAAAATCGGCTGATCCTCCTGACGGCGGGCTTTTCTTTCTGCCTGATCTTCTTCAATGGCTACGCGGCTGTATGCAATATTCTCAACGGTACTGGTGGAGCGGGTCTCTAATATCAGCTGTTCCTCTTTTACTCCGTTAAAGACCAGGTAATCCCGCATGGCCGCGGCTTCGCTGACAGGTTCATCATCACCCTGGCCGCCGGACAACACCAGAATTGTGGACGGATTGTCATCTAAGTACTCCATGGCTTTATCCAGCCGTTTTTTTAAGGATTTGCTGACTCCTGTTTCCTTTACCCTTGCACCCAGCACAATGACATAGTCCAGATTAGAAGTATCCCGGACAGCAACTCCTGTAAATACCAGGATCTCCACCACCAGGAACACCAGAATTCCGGTACAGCACATGGTAATCACCGACACTGGAATCCATAAGGGAACCTTATCCTTATGCTTTACATAGGTTTCCCATCCCATCGGCAGCAATATGCATATGGCAGCAAATACAAGCCATATAAATGAAAGAGATGTGGTCAGACCTGAATAAAGAATGATCACAACATAATAAATAATGCAGGAAACGGCTATCAGCCAAAAAATTAACGCCATATGCCAGCCTCCATTCTACACGTTTTAAAGCCAGGTAAATTCTGGGCATAATTCTTTTATAGCATACCACAATATAGGCATTTCTACAACAGTCGCTGAAATGATACTTTCGGAATCTTAGGATTTATCAGATATAAAAATGCCCGCTGATCAAAAACTATTAAAATCTATTATCTGTGCGATACAGACCTGCTTAAACAGATAACATAAATTCTAATAATAATGATCAGCGGGCATTCCTCATAATTTCCCGGCAGTCTTATTCCATTTCACTTCTGCGAAGAATATCATACGGCTCCATTTCCACATCCAGATCCACATAGAGGGTCTGCTGGGGATGAGGAGCACTTTCCTGGGAGATGCCCTCCTCATCATATATAGCTTTTACAACGACTTCCAGGTTCCTGCCGTCGGGCTTCATCACCTCAATGGTCTCTCCTACGGTAAACTTATTCTTTTGCGAGGTACGGGCAAAGCCTCTTTCATCCACCGCCTCAATGGTACCCAGATACGTATAGTTTTTCACATAAGTATTATTGTTATAGATCTGTGTGGTGGAATCAGGCTTTCCAAAATAAAAGCCGGTGGTAAATTCCCGGTAAGTACATTTTCCGATTTCAGAGCGGTACCACTCCATATTGGCCCGGTAGATTTCAGGGTCCTTGTTATAATCATCAATGGCTTTCCTATAGGTCCTTGCCACAGTAGCCACGTAAAGAGCTGTTTTCATGCGGCCCTCTATCTTAAAGCTGTCGATCCCCGCCTCCATCATCTCCGGGATATATTCGATCATGCATAAATCCTTGGAATTGAAGATGTAGGTTCCCCGCTCATTTTCATAGACCGGCATGTATTCTCCGGGACGTTTTTCCTCAACAATGGAATACTTCCAACGGCACGGATGGGTGCAGGCCCCCTGATTGGCGTCTCTTCCTGACATGAAGTTGCTTAAAAGGCAGCGCCCGGAATAGGAAATGCACATGGCTCCGTGGATAAAGCTTTCGATCTCCATATCCTCCGGAATCCGGCTGCGTATTTCCTTGATCTCTGCCAGAGAAAGCTCCCTGGCGGAAACCACCCGCTTGGCTCCAAGCTGGTGCCAGAACAGATAGGTCCCGTAATTGGTGTTGTTTGCCTGGGTGCTGATATGGATTTCCAAATCCGGCATGATACGCTTTGCGATGGCAAATACTCCCGGATCGGAAATGATCAGGGCATCAAGGCCTGTTTCCTTTAATTCTTCAAAATATTCCTCTACGCCGGTCAGGTCATCATTGTGGGCCAGAATGTTGGCCGTGATATAGACCTTTACCCCTTTTTCGTGAGCAAAGGCAATTCCTTCCCGGATCTCTTCCATTGAAAAATTCTTTGCCTTGGCACGGAGGCCAAAGGCTTCTCCTCCGATATAGACAGCATCTGCTCCGTAAACTACCGCAGTTTTAAGTACATCCAGGCTGCCTGCCGGAATTAAAAGTTCGGTCTTTCTCATAAAAATCCTTTCTTGTGTCTATATTATGAAAACAAAAAATGTTTTCATAATCGGATGAACGGCTAAAAAGCAGCCCTCTTATGGAAACCTGCTTTGCAGATTCCCATAAGCTATATTAGAATGCTGACGGTTATACCATCACCAATGGGTACAATGGTCGTTGTAAGCCGCTCAGAATGCTTTAGCTCATATAAGTATTCCCGCATCCGCCCGTGAATGGTCCGGTTTCTGCGCTCCACTGCATAGCGGGATTCTATGATATCCCCATCCTGAAGGACATTGTCGGAAATCAGCATCCCCCCGGGGGCCATAAGCTCTAAAATCCCTGGCAGCCACAAAAGATACTGCCCCTTGGCCGCATCCATGAAAACAAGGTCAAAGGGGCCGGTAAGCCCCTTTAATATTTCCTGCGCATCTCCCTCAAGGAGGGTGATCCGTTCAATTTCTCCGGCCTCTTTAAAATTTTCTTTGGCCTCCGGAATCCTTTTTTCATATTTTTCTATGGTAGTGATATGGCAGTCATGAGGCATGGCCTCTGCCATTAAAAGAGTGGAATAACCGACCGCAGTTCCCACCTCTAAAATAGCCTTTGGCCTCATGGCGGCTATCATAGTTTGAAGGAAGGCAGCGGTCTCTTCCCTGATAACCGGGACGCCTTCCTGCCTTGCCTTTTTTCCGATTTTTGAAAGGAGCGGGCTTCTGTCTGTTTCCAGAGATTTGATATAATCCGTTATCCTGTCGTTTACAATCATTTCTTCTCTTCCTTTTCCCCTGTATTCTCATTCATCATCTGAAGGATTTCCTTGGAGGTCATGGAAGTGTTAAAGGTATATCCTCCCGGATTTACCTTATAATCAAAAAATTCCGCCTGTATGATAAAGGAATATTCATTGGATATCAAACCACTGTCCTTTAAAAGCTTCGCCGTCTGGACCACAGAAGTTCCTTTGCTGATCGTTATTTCCTTATCCCGTCCCGGCTCTGAATCCACCGCGGAGGCGTAGAAAATATCATGGCCAAACTCATATCCTCTGGTAACTCCCTCATAAAGCAGAAGGATCACCAGGGCAAAGATAATAAGCCTGCTTGAAATCGCAATGACTGCTCCTGTTATTTTATTAATCTCTTTCGTTGCACGGCTCATATCCTGCTCCCTTTCCTCGTTATAGCCCGCTTCCCAGGGCATAAAGGTATACCCGCAGGGTGTTTCCTCGTTATAGCCCGCTTCCCAGGACTTAAAGGTATGGTTTCTTCCCCTGTACTATACTTCCATAATGATCGGCAGAATCATAGGATTCCGTTTCATCCGCTTCCATAAAAAGTCGCTTAAGCTGTCACGTATAACGTTCTTAATTTTCCCCCAGTCATTGACATGGCGGTCCAGACAGTCAGAAACTGCTTCATTGACAACATTCCTGGCTTCTTCCATTAAATCCTCAGACTCACGCACATAAACAAATCCTCTGGACACAATATCCGGCCCAGCCAAAAGCTGGTTGGAATATTTCTCCAGGGTCAGAACCACCACGATAATTCCGTTCTGGGCCAGGTTCTGTCTGTCTCTTAAAACAATATTTCCCACATCTCCGACACCAAGGCCGTCTACCAGGATTCCTCCTGCCTGGACGTGGTCCACGATCTTCCAGGATTCCTGTCCCAGCTCAACCACATCACCGGAGGACATGATGATCACGTTCTCCTTAGGAGTTCCCATGGCCTGAACCAGATTTTTCTGGGCCATGATATGACGGTATTCGCCGTGGACCGGAATAGCATATTTAGGGCGGACCAGGGCATACATCAGCTTGATTTCCTCCTGGCATGCATGTCCGGACACATGGGTATCATCGCTGATCACCTCTGCACCCTTCATGGAAAGCTCGTTAATGACCTTGGAAACAGCCTTTTCATTGCCCGGAATCGGATGAGAGCTTAAAATAATCACATCAGTTGGCTTAATGGAAATCTTCTTATGAGTGCTGCTTGCCATTCTGGAAAGGGCTGCCATGGATTCTCCCTGGCTTCCGGTGGTGATGAGAACGGTCTGCTCATCGGGATAATTTTTTAACTGATCGATTTCAATCAGGGTTCCATCGGGAATATTTATATAGCCAAGCTCACTGGCCGTGCCGATCACATTGACCATGCTGCGGCCCTCTACCACTACCTTACGGTCATACTTGGCTGCGGAATTGATGACCTGCTGTACCCGGTCCACGTTTGAAGCAAAGGTGGCTACAATGATGCGGTTATTCTTATGGTCTGCAAAAATGTTATCAAAGGTTTTTCCAACGGTCTTTTCCGAAGGAGTGAATCCTGGCCTAATGGCATTGGTGCTGTCACACATCATGGCCAGAACGCCCTTTTTGCCCAGCTCGGCAAAACGCTCTAAATCAGCCGGTTCCCCGAATACGGGAGTATAATCAATCTTAAAATCGCCTGTATGCAAAATCACGCCGGCCGGTGAAAAAATGGCAAGGGCGGAGGCATCGGCGATACTGTGGTTTGTTTTAATAAATTCGATACGGAAACAGCCTAAGTTTACGGACTGTCCGTGCTTGATCACCTTTCTCTTGGTGTTTTTCAGTAAATTGTGTTCTTTCAGTTTGTTCTCGATCAGGGCAATGGTAAGCTTTGTTCCGTATACCGGTACATTAATATCCCTTAAGATATAAGGAAGGGCGCCTATATGGTCCTCATGACCATGGGTGATTAAGAATCCTTTTACCTTATCGATGTTCTGTTTCAGGTAAGAGACATCCGGTATCACCAGATCGATTCCAAGCATATCATCCGTGGGGAATGCCAGTCCGCAGTCCACAATGATGATGCTGTCTTCACATTCAAACGCAGTGATATTCATACCGATCTGCTCCATTCCGCCTAAAGGAATGATTTTAACTTTCGCGTTGCTGTCTTGTTTTTTCAATATTTTACCTCCATCTTATGATTTTCCGTCCTGTTCTTCTTCCATTGCCTCCCGGCATTCCCTGCAATACCCGTGCAGCTTCACTTCATGATCGGTAACAAGAAAACCTGTCCTGTCAAGAAGGGCCTGCTCCAGCGTATCCAGTAAATCGCCTTGAAAGGAAAATACGTTTCCGCATCGGTTGCAAATCGCGTGGTGATGGTGATGTCTGGACTCACGATCCAAGCCCCCTAATTCGTAGCGGGCGAATCCATCGTCAAAACTGACCTTGTCAATTACTGATAAATCCACCAGTACCTGCACGGTCCTGTAAATCGTGGCAAGCCCAATCTCCGGGCACTTCTGCCTGGCCAGATCGTAGATCTCTTCCGCAGTCAGATGCTGCCCGGGGCGCTCTGCCATGAGCTCCAGTACCAGCATGCGCTGGTTGGTCACCTTGAGTCCTTTCTCTCGGAGCATATTTTTAAATATTTCCTGTTTCATGTAACAGTCCCTCAATTACTCACCATTAAATTTCAATATCCACATCTGCTCCGTCAAGCAGTTCGGAAAATATCTTAAATAAATAATCTATCTCGTTATCATCCTCTACAAACTCATACAAAGCCTGGCTGTCTTCCTGCTTTGACAAATCCTTCAAGATGTAACATTCGCCTTCGTCATCTTCATCTGCCGCATCAGTTACCAGCAGATAATTCATCCCATTAATTCTGGTTTCTTCCAGAACGTAAAATTCTACGGTTTCCCCTGAATCCGTTGTCAGGGTAATTTTCTTTTCTTCACTGTTCATTTCCTGTCTCCTGCCTTAAGCTGTCCAGATAGCCCTGCAGGATCAGTCCTGCCGCCACCTGATCAATGACTGCCTTGCGGTGTTCCCGTCTTACACCGCTTTCCTGTAATATTCTCTCCGACGCCACGGTTGTAAGTCTCTCATCCCAGAGGATGACGGTAAGTCCGGTACGTCTCATGAGCATCTCTTTAAACTGCTCCGTTTTCTCGGCCCGGTCACCGGCCGAATTATTCATATTTTTAGGATAACCGAGGACAATGGTTTCAATCTCATATTCCCGGATCAGTTCCTCAATCCGGGCACAGGTTTTTCTCAGTTTATTCTCGTCTTCTCTCGTAATTGTCTCCACTCCCTGGGCGGTTATACCAAGTAAGTCGGAAACTGCAACTCCTACAGTTTTAGAACCGTAATCAAGCCCCATAATCCTCATATTTTTCCTCCAAGGCGGCTCCTCTTCCAATCTTTATGCAACAAAAGAAAGCTGGTCCAAAGCCAACCGTATAAAAACAAACTGTCAGACTCCGCCTTCGTTCACTTCATCTGACAGCTAGACTTATGATTATCCACAGCCTTATTTCAACATTGTATTAATATATACCCTCATTAGCTCTTCCAGAATCTCATCCCGCTCCACTTTCATGATAAGACTTCTGGCGTTCTTATGGCTGGTAATATAAGTAGGATCTCCTGACATAATATAGCCTACGATCTGGTTGATAGGATTATAACCCTTCTCAGTAAGGGCAATATAAACCTGTTCCAGTACCTGGCTTACATTTAGTTTATTTTCCTGCACTGCCTTGAAAAATTGCGTATTATGAATATCGCCCATGTTTCTCACGTCCTTTAACTGTTCTACTATATTCTAAACCAAAATATTGGATTCGGCAAGCCAAAAATAAAATTTGTCTCTTAATGCTTTAAAAATGCCACTTCATCAGTCATCATTTCTGTCAGAGTTCCCTCTATTACCACGCCCTTTAGGCCCTCTTCAAAGGGAACCACGGCCTTCACATATTCTCTGGTGTGACCGATCATATAATGGACGTCATTTAACCAGTATTCCTCTTCCATGAGCACCTCTGTCCTGGAACCCAGACATGACTTCCGGTACTCAAGAGACATTTCTCTTTCCAGGCAAAGAAGCTCATTGCTGCGTTCCGCCTTTGTGGATTCCGGTATCTGATCCGGCATCACCGCCGCCCTTGTACCGTTTCTTTTGGAATATTTAAAAACATGCATCTCATAGAACCGGACATTTTTTAAATATTCCCTTGTCATCCGGAATTCCTCTTCTGTTTCTCCCGGAAACCCTACGATCACATCAGTGGTAATGGCAGGATTTTTAAATGCCTTCCGCAAAATCTGGCAGCGGTTCAAATAATCCTCTGTGGTATAATGGCGGTTCATCCTCTTTAAGGTATCATCGCATCCGCTTTGAAGGGATAAATGGAAGTGGGGACATATTTTATCAAGTTCTGCAAGCGCCGACGCAAACTCTTCGGTCACGATCCTTGGTTCCAGAGAACCAAGGCGGATCCGTTTTAAGCCTTCCACTTCGTGTATGCTCCGGATCAGATCCAGAAGGGTAAGACGCTCTTCCTCGGGAAAATCCTTTCCATAAGAGCTTAAATGGATTCCTGTAAGCACGATCTCCTGATATCCGGACGTGGTCAAGCGTTTGACCTCTTCTACCACCTCAGCAGGCTTCCGGCTTCTCACCCGTCCTCTGGTATAAGGTATGATGCAATAGCTGCAAAACTGGTTGCAGCCATCCTGGACCTTGATAAATGCCCTGGTATGGTCCGAAATCCTGTCAATGGACAGATTCTCATATTCCCTGGTATCATTGATGTCAATAATATTTTCCACCCCTTTATCGGGCGCATAAGTATGCTTAACGGATGCTTCTTCTTCCGTCTTCTTCCTTTGGGCAAAGTAGTCATCCAGAATAGAGACCAGCTCGGTCTTTTTGTTGTTGCCTACGACCAGGTCCACCGCTTCATCCTTTTTAAGTTCTTCTCCTGCTGCCTGGACGTAGCATCCAGCCGCCACGACCACTGCTTCCGGGTTCATCTTCTTTGCCCTGTGAAGCATCTGTCTGGACTTGCGGTCCGCGATATTTGTTACGGAGCACGTATTAATGATATAAACATCGGCCCCTTCCGCAAAGGGAACGATCTCATATCCGGCGCTTTCAAGAAGCTGCTGCATGGCCTCTGTTTCATAGGAATTAACCTTGCATCCAAGATTATGCAGGGCTGCCTTTTTCATCTTGTTTTCTCCTATCTAAATAATCAGTTCATTTTCAGTATTTTCATGTAAAATTACCATTGACTTTTATACAATATATCAGTAGTATTGAAGAGAAAAAGGGGGGTTCCTCACTTTAATTTAAATAAAAAAGCTTACCTAAGGAGGTTTTTCACATGAAAACAGTTCGTATATCTTTAAATTCCATCGATAAAGTAAAATCTTTTGTAAATGATTTGACAAAATTTGACACTGACTTTGATCTTGTTTCCGGCAGATACGTAATTGACGCAAAATCTATTATGGGCATCTTCAGCCTGGATCTTTCCAAACCCATCGATTTAAATATCCACTCAGAAAATAATGCCGATGAAATCTTAAACGTTTTATCCCCATATATTGTAGATTAATAAATCAGGAATTACGTTTTAAAACGGGGTCCGGCCTTTTCCAGAAGAGAGCCGGACCCCGATTTTATTTTTCTTTTAACACCAGACCTTTTCTACCGTGCTTATGGCCGTTTCAACCAGTTCTTCAATCTTTTCTTCTAAGTTTTCCTCTGACCGTTCAATCATCTTTAAATTTGGCTTTGTCACCGGATGCTTTGCCACAAAAATGGTGCAGCAATCCTCAAAAGGAAGCACAGAAGTCTCATAAGTACCAATCTTTTCCGATACATCCACGATTTCCTGTTTATCAAAGCCGATGACTGGGCGGAATACCGGCATGGTGGTGGCTGCATCCGTAGCTGCCAGTGACTGCATGGTCTGGGAAGCCACCTGTCCGATGCTCTCTCCTGTAATAAGGGCCATGGCACCGCTGTCTCCTGCCAGCCGCTCTGCGATCCGCATCATATAACGCCTCATGATGATGGTAAGCTCCTCATGGGGGCATTTATCATAAATATACAACTGGATGTCCGTAAAATTCACAATATGAAGGTGAATCGGCCCGGAATATTTAGAAACCAGCTTTGCCAAATCAACGACTTTTTGCTTGGCCCGCTCACTGGTATATGGCGGCGCATGGAAGTAAACGGCATCGATCTTAACTCCGCGCTTTGCGATCATGTAGCCTGCTACCGGACTGTCGATACCGCCGGACAAAAGAAGCATGGCTTTTCCATTGGTTCCTACCGGCATGCCGCCCGGACCTGGAATGGTATGGGAGTAAATATTGATCTTATTCCGGACTTCCACATGAAGCATCACATCCGGCTTATGGACATCGACCTTTGTCTCAGGAAATGCATGAAGTACCAATTCCCCAAGATCCCGGTTGATCTGCTCCGAATTTATCGGATACTTTTTGTTTCCTCTGCGGGTATTGACCTTAAAGGTGAAATTCTTATCTTCATAGAATTCATCCACATAGGACAGAACCTGTTTCTTTAAATCTTCATATCCATTGTCCTCCACCTGAACCATGGGACAGATGGCAGCAATGCCGAAAATGCATTTAAATGCTTCTATGACCTCATCAAAATCATAGTCAGACTCTGCTGTTACATAGATACGTCCTGATTCCTTGGAAACCACAAAATCGCCGTCTACCCTCTTTAAAGAGTGGCGGATCTGAGCCACCAGGGCATCCTCGAACAGATAACGGTTTTTTCCTTTTACACCGATCTCTGCATATTTAATTAAAAATGATTGATATTGCATCTGTTATCCTTTCCTCTTTCCTGCCCATGGTTACCCGGCAGGCTTTTTCCTAGCCTCTCTGATACCGCCTTAAAACAGGCATAAGCTCCTTAAGCACATCAATACAGTAATCTATTTCCTCTTTGGTGTTATAAACCCCGAAGCTGAACCGCAGCGTGGAATCCAGAAGCTCTGGTTTTACACCGATTCCTTTTAACGTCCCGCTGACAGCCGGATGGTTGGAAGAGCAGGCAGACCCGGAGGACACATAAATGTCCCTTTCTTCCAGAGCATGCAAAAGCACTTCGCTTCGGACACCTAAAAAGCTTGCGCTGACAATCTGAGGCGCTGAAAAATCACCGGGAAGGCTGTTTACCGTGACCCCGTCGATTTCTGAAAGCCTGCTTATCATGTAATCCTTAAGGGCGATCATGGACTGCATCTTCTCTCCGTGATCCGTATACATGATTTTAGCCGCTACGCCCATGCCTGCGACTCCCGGAACATTTTCCGTACCGGAACGCATGCCTCTCTGCTGGCCTCCTCCATAAATCAGAGGTCTTATTTTCACTCTCTGGTCAATGTATAAAAATCCTACTCCCTTTGGTCCATGTATCTTATGGGCGCTGACGGATAATAGGTCAATCCCCTGGCGCTTTGGCCGGATGACAAATTTTCCGTAAGCCTGAATGGCGTCCACATGAAACAGGATGGAGGGATTCTTCTTTTTTATGACCTTTGAAATGGCTTCAATGGGTTCTACTGCGCCGATTTCATTATTCACATACATGATGGAGACCAGAATGGTTTCCGGGCGGATAGCCGCCTCCAGCTCTTCCAGGCGGATGTGCCCATGGGCATCCACAGGAAGATAGGTCACGGAAAAGCCCTGTTCCTCTAAAAATGCCAGGGAGTTATACACCGAAGCATGTTCAATGCCGGTGCTGATGATGTGGTTTCCCGCCCTTTTATTGGCCATGGCAGTCTCGATCAGGGCCATATTGTTGGATTCTGAGCCGCCGGAGGTAAAAACAATCTCCTTTGGTGCAACTTTTAATGTCCCGGCTATGATTTCCGCAGCTTCCTTAGTATACCGTTCCGCTGCCATTCCCTTTTTATGCTTGGCGGAAGGATTTCCATAATCCTCCGTCATGATCTTTACAACAATATCTTTTACCGGCTCCAACACTCTGGTTGTGGCCGAATTATCAAAATAGGCTTCCATATATGGCTCTTCCTTTCCTCGTGGTTTCCCGGCCCCCATCAGCCTTCCAGCTGGAAAGCCAGCACGGATACAATGGCAAGGCCGGCAGTTTCCGTCCTCAGAATCCGTTTTCCCAGGGTAATGGGTTTTGCACCAAAACTCTTTGCAAGCTCCACTTCAGAATCTTCAAAGCCGCCCTCCGGTCCGATAAATATCCCTGCGCTCATTCCAGGTTTAATACCGGACAGGATTTCTTTTGTCTCTGCCATATCCTTTGCATGTTCAAATGGAATGACTGTTATCTCAAGCTCTTTTGCAAAGGCCAGAGCTTCCTGAAACGACATGACACCGGACACCTCCGGTATAACAAGCCGCTTGGACTGCTTGGCAGCGCTTTCAGATACTGCCCTCCAGCGGCGAAGCTTTGATTCTTCCTTCTTTTTATCCAGCCGTACCACGGCCCGTCTGGTCTCCACCGGGATGATCCTGTGTACTCCAAGCTCTACGGCCTTCTGTATGATTAACTCCATCTTGTCGCCCTTTGGCAGCCCCTGAAACAGATAGAGCCTTGCAGGAAGCTCGGCGCCTCCCTCATCTACAGACAGGATTTTAGCCGTCACTTCCAAAGAAGCCACGCAGGTTATCTCACACAGGTAATCTTTGTCTACCCCATTGCTGATTAAAATCTGTTCCCCGGCGCCCATGCGCAGGACATTTTTAATATGGTTCACATCCGGCCCCATGATCCGGATTACTGAATCTCCGATCTGATCCGGATTAACAAAAAAGTGATACATTCTGTTTCCTCTTTCTTGTCCATGTTCTTTGGACATAAAGGTATGCCTGGAAGGCGCCCTCTTCCTATTTCTTTCTGACCGTTATAGAGACCCATTCGCCCTGATAAGTGGTTTCCACAAACTCAAAGGCATCATTTTCCTCAAATGCTTTTTTCACCGCTTCTTCCTTCATGTTAATGATGCCGGAAGTAATGAAAACAGCGTCTTTTTTCATATGGACAGAAATTTCCTTCTGAAGCAGGATGATGATGTCCGCCAGGATATTGGCTGCCACCACATCGTATTTTTCAAAGCCTGCTTTCTCCTGTATTGCCCTGTCATTAATAATATTACCCTGCAATACCTGAAACTTATCCACAGGAATATCATTGGCTTCCATATTTTCCTTAACAGCAGCAATGGCATTTTCATCAAGGTCTG
The nucleotide sequence above comes from Lacrimispora sp. BS-2. Encoded proteins:
- a CDS encoding PTS sugar transporter, with product MKTVRISLNSIDKVKSFVNDLTKFDTDFDLVSGRYVIDAKSIMGIFSLDLSKPIDLNIHSENNADEILNVLSPYIVD
- the thiI gene encoding tRNA uracil 4-sulfurtransferase ThiI codes for the protein MQYQSFLIKYAEIGVKGKNRYLFEDALVAQIRHSLKRVDGDFVVSKESGRIYVTAESDYDFDEVIEAFKCIFGIAAICPMVQVEDNGYEDLKKQVLSYVDEFYEDKNFTFKVNTRRGNKKYPINSEQINRDLGELVLHAFPETKVDVHKPDVMLHVEVRNKINIYSHTIPGPGGMPVGTNGKAMLLLSGGIDSPVAGYMIAKRGVKIDAVYFHAPPYTSERAKQKVVDLAKLVSKYSGPIHLHIVNFTDIQLYIYDKCPHEELTIIMRRYMMRIAERLAGDSGAMALITGESIGQVASQTMQSLAATDAATTMPVFRPVIGFDKQEIVDVSEKIGTYETSVLPFEDCCTIFVAKHPVTKPNLKMIERSEENLEEKIEELVETAISTVEKVWC
- a CDS encoding cysteine desulfurase family protein gives rise to the protein MEAYFDNSATTRVLEPVKDIVVKIMTEDYGNPSAKHKKGMAAERYTKEAAEIIAGTLKVAPKEIVFTSGGSESNNMALIETAMANKRAGNHIISTGIEHASVYNSLAFLEEQGFSVTYLPVDAHGHIRLEELEAAIRPETILVSIMYVNNEIGAVEPIEAISKVIKKKNPSILFHVDAIQAYGKFVIRPKRQGIDLLSVSAHKIHGPKGVGFLYIDQRVKIRPLIYGGGQQRGMRSGTENVPGVAGMGVAAKIMYTDHGEKMQSMIALKDYMISRLSEIDGVTVNSLPGDFSAPQIVSASFLGVRSEVLLHALEERDIYVSSGSACSSNHPAVSGTLKGIGVKPELLDSTLRFSFGVYNTKEEIDYCIDVLKELMPVLRRYQRG
- a CDS encoding 16S rRNA (uracil(1498)-N(3))-methyltransferase; amino-acid sequence: MYHFFVNPDQIGDSVIRIMGPDVNHIKNVLRMGAGEQILISNGVDKDYLCEITCVASLEVTAKILSVDEGGAELPARLYLFQGLPKGDKMELIIQKAVELGVHRIIPVETRRAVVRLDKKKEESKLRRWRAVSESAAKQSKRLVIPEVSGVMSFQEALAFAKELEITVIPFEHAKDMAETKEILSGIKPGMSAGIFIGPEGGFEDSEVELAKSFGAKPITLGKRILRTETAGLAIVSVLAFQLEG